One stretch of Schizosaccharomyces pombe strain 972h- genome assembly, chromosome: III DNA includes these proteins:
- the sts5 gene encoding Dis3L2-like 3'-5'-exoribonuclease, producing the protein MDEEFENDFPYKVMLNQQQDPSDAQSSPTFVPSANPSLTTPWLQTTPSANRPTWLPLQQHMHQLRHTGLLPAVESSFVHGHRRSASAGVGMGNFSNQATIPSNSPAVSNMQPPTQGGQPLYPTNFFTTSVSASSDSFPNSPTVPSKFSLNPSVATSTNISPRRHAKSHSVASVSSPNSHNAVPFTPHAFVPPVNNASPLPALNTLPQLLRPRNLDAQWRPSSLSQTNSPTHAANPSFPGTIVTHNTSNFRPEGGGHRHRRSTGSLSVGSSGSGFSSGGSGNPRKNLFSPYLPQSSIPALLAERRLVTGILIVSKKNRSDAFVSVDGLDAEVFICGSKDRNRALEGDVVAIELLDVDEVWAGKLEKEENRRRKDPISTRGSFDNLRIDAVPFEVPQRSAIKARDDEQVEGQTLFLLDQKQLGADEKPKYAGHVVAVLQRAPGQVFSGTLGILRPSSAANKERQTSSGNQGSSNNSGNDKPKIVWFKPSDKRVPLIAIPTEQAPTDFLGNDQAYAQRLFLASIKRWPVTSLHPFGMLVGELGSMDSMSAQVSALLHDTGVHSEPWEGSAATSAVTALNALSDNFLNVAGCADYRSEDVFLFVKNDVSKAAVSEVKQHESNINSSSATDFVSSAFHIRPTSTGYHVGIHVTDVSRVIEPGSPLDRELQRRSIAVNLCQKSVPLFPTTLGEALSLREDKDCYTMSLLLDVSSTGKIRGTWIGWAVIRPRKAYTMKEADELLQTDARLRLFHTVSSRLRTHHLGTDVPLSRYCRLVRRWDEESCSFDPNETNLFISSAVEVLRETLLDAANRAVASHLRQEFRENAFLRTQRLPSRENCRILQSMAIQMGCVLDLSSTKSLLRSLSLIEDDTVRNILQLYYYKVTPRAVYEMQKYKGNLASQMMSLGIEDESDDLTHFTAPLERYGDIVVHYQLQLLLRGELASEKRLRVWSQAANDASRRLVISKFAQETSIHIKIFSDWAESQVWQDGLVCFVAPSYFDVFFPSLGMEKRVHLDLLNLTHVRFEEDQGILSLYDESGAVTVVKLLTSVKVKLFVQLSTPPLINVSNVEF; encoded by the coding sequence CCAAGCCACTATTCCTTCTAATTCTCCAGCCGTTTCTAATATGCAACCACCGACTCAAGGCGGTCAACCCTTATACCCTACTAATTTCTTCACCACTTCGGTCTCTGCCTCTTCAGATTCCTTCCCTAACAGTCCGACCGTTCCTTCAAAGTTTAGCTTAAATCCATCAGTTGCTACATCTACGAACATTAGTCCAAGGCGGCATGCAAAAAGCCATAGTGTTGCTTCTGTTTCCTCTCCCAATTCCCATAACGCCGTACCGTTTACTCCCCATGCGTTCGTTCCTCCAGTCAACAACGCATCTCCTTTACCAGCCTTGAACACTTTACCACAATTATTGCGCCCTCGTAATTTGGATGCTCAATGGCGTCCTTCATCACTTTCTCAAACGAATAGTCCTACTCATGCCGCGAATCCATCTTTTCCTGGGACTATTGTAACTCATAATACCTCAAACTTTCGTCCTGAAGGCGGTGGTCATCGTCATCGTCGATCGACTGGCAGCTTAAGTGTTGGCTCCTCTGGCTCTGGTTTTTCTTCGGGAGGTTCAGGTAATCCCCgtaaaaatcttttttctccttATTTACCACAGTCATCGATTCCTGCTCTACTCGCTGAGCGTCGTTTGGTAACGGGTATTTTAATTGTaagtaagaaaaatagATCAGACGCTTTTGTTAGTGTCGATGGTTTGGATGCGGAAGTATTCATATGTGGTTCGAAAGATCGCAATCGTGCCCTTGAGGGTGATGTCGTTGCCATAGAGCTGTTAGACGTTGACGAGGTATGGGCTGGTAAACttgaaaaggaagagaATCGAAGGCGTAAAGACCCAATTTCTACTAGAGGCTCTTTTGACAACCTTCGAATTGACGCCGTACCGTTTGAGGTTCCTCAGAGGTCTGCTATAAAAGCAAGAGATGATGAACAAGTGGAAGGGCAGACCCTGTTCCTTCTTGACCAAAAGCAGCTTGGTGCGGACGAAAAGCCAAAGTATGCTGGTCATGTCGTAGCAGTCTTGCAGAGGGCGCCAGGCCAGGTATTTTCTGGTACGCTTGGCATACTTCGGCCAAGTAGTGCCGCTAATAAGGAGAGGCAGACCTCGTCGGGTAATCAAGGCTCTTCCAATAACTCGGGAAATGACAAGCCCAAAATCGTATGGTTTAAGCCATCTGATAAACGTGTGCCTTTGATTGCAATTCCTACTGAACAAGCACCCACAGACTTTTTGGGTAACGATCAAGCATATGCTCAACGATTGTTTTTAGCTTCTATAAAGCGTTGGCCTGTAACTTCTCTACATCCTTTTGGTATGTTGGTTGGTGAATTAGGATCTATGGACTCTATGTCTGCTCAAGTATCCGCTTTATTACACGATACGGGTGTTCATAGTGAACCATGGGAAGGATCCGCCGCTACATCCGCCGTAACTGCACTCAATGCTTTATcggataattttttaaacgttGCTGGTTGTGCAGATTATCGATCTGAAGAtgtctttttatttgttaaaaatgaCGTTAGCAAAGCAGCCGTTTCAGAAGTCAAGCAACATGAATCAAACATCAATTCTAGTTCTGCTACTGATTTCGTTTCTTCTGCCTTTCATATTCGACCAACTTCAACTGGTTATCATGTAGGAATCCATGTTACTGACGTTTCTCGTGTTATTGAGCCAGGATCCCCATTAGATCGCGAATTACAGCGAAGAAGTATTGCGGTGAATCTTTGCCAAAAGTCGGTTCCTTTGTTTCCCACTACGTTAGGTGAGGCTTTATCTTTACGAGAAGATAAGGATTGTTATACAATGTCTCTCTTACTGGATGTTTCCTCAACTGGTAAAATTCGTGGCACTTGGATTGGATGGGCTGTCATTCGTCCTCGCAAGGCATATACCATGAAGGAAGCTGATGAGTTGCTTCAAACTGATGCTAGACTTCGTTTATTCCATACCGTAAGCAGTCGCTTACGAACTCATCATCTTGGTACAGACGTGCCACTCAGCCGGTATTGTAGGTTAGTACGTCGATGGGATGAAGAAAGCTGCAGCTTTGATCCCAATGAAAcgaatctttttatttcctcGGCGGTTGAAGTTTTACGTGAAACTCTTTTGGATGCCGCTAATAGAGCCGTTGCAAGCCACTTGCGTCAGGAATTCCGTGAAAATGCATTCCTTAGGACTCAGCGATTGCCCTCTCGAGAAAACTGTCGCATATTACAAAGTATGGCCATTCAGATGGGATGTGTTTTAGATTTGTCTTCGACAAAATCACTTTTACGCTCTTTAAGTTTGATCGAAGACGATACTGTTCGTAACATTTTGCagctttattattataagGTTACCCCAAGAGCAGTTTATGAAATGCAGAAGTATAAAGGCAATCTCGCTTCCCAGATGATGAGTCTTGGTATTGAGGACGAAAGTGACGATTTGACACATTTTACAGCACCTTTGGAACGTTATGGTGATATTGTAGTTCATTATCAACTGCAGTTGCTTTTGAGAGGAGAACTGGCTTCTGAAAAGCGCCTTCGTGTATGGTCGCAAGCGGCAAACGATGCAAGCCGTCGTCTGGTTATAAGCAAATTTGCGCAAGAAACTAGCAttcatataaaaatatttagtGACTGGGCGGAGAGTCAGGTTTGGCAAGACGGTCTCGTATGTTTTGTTGCTCCATCATATTTTGACGTATTTTTCCCATCTCTAGGCATGGAGAAACGTGTTCATTTAGATTTGCTCAATCTAACCCACGTAAGGTTTGAAGAGGACCAGGGcattttatctttataCGACGAGAGCGGAGCCGTTACAGTTGTTAAATTGTTGACCTCTGTCAAAGTTAAGCTCTTTGTGCAGCTTTCGACTCCACCTCTTATCAACGTTTCAAATGTCGAGTTTTGA
- the dpb3 gene encoding DNA polymerase epsilon Dpb3, with amino-acid sequence MEKTYGKTVLPLSRVKRIIKQDEDVHYCSNASALLISVATELFVEKLATEAYQLAKLQKRKGIRYRDVEDVVRKDDQFEFLSDLFSI; translated from the exons ATGGAGAAAACATATGGGAAAACTGTATTGCCATTGAGCAGAGTAAAGAGGATAATAAAGCAAGATGAAGACGTACACTACTGTTCTAATGCATCTGCTTTGTTAATTTCAGTAGCTACT GAAttatttgttgaaaagttaGCAACAGAGGCTTATCAACTTGCCAAATTACAAAAACGTAAAGGAATACGATACAGGGACGTTGAGGACGTTGTACGTAAGGACGAtcaatttgaatttttatcagatttgttttctatataa